One genomic window of Sarcophilus harrisii chromosome X, mSarHar1.11, whole genome shotgun sequence includes the following:
- the LOC111721678 gene encoding uncharacterized protein LOC111721678, giving the protein MGGGASSPWLEQPDMDMDMDMDRPDEEGPLRRNNIQALLIGNWVHFEGPGRLGPQADGEISPCPLELEEPLPWPSHTAFGVTWREAGATSQFPCEAGGRRVAGDPVRRKAGRVRPQNLPRPLTCVAMLRLFQLTPGQVPQRRADGRPGPQPPPGARPRMPQFQAESIRSNHPCGTSSRGSHAPVLHPRVVPAIPDLLATALAAGGEGIPGARPGALGYAHWPQAYLENQHAALFGAGDGRMRVSVPGRRSPFFPDPHRGRQAGPHMRRHRRSRALPELLLATLARTEGEFSGAGSQALAQAPQASQAAAESNSGDRAGPAPWPPRPQDPAEGLPQPAGRGEARALGAWSPPRNM; this is encoded by the exons ATGGGTGGAGGGGCCTCCAGCCCATGGTTGGAACAGCCAGACATGGACATGGACATGGACATGGACAGGCCCGATGAGGAAGGACCCCTGAGACGTAACAACATACAG GCCTTGTTAATCGGGAATTGGGTACATTTTGAGGGGCCAGGACGCCTGGGCCCCCAAGCAGATGGAGAAATCAGCCCCTGCCCTTTAGAGCTCGAAGAGCCGTTACCATGGCCATCCCACACAGCATTTGGGGTTACGTGGCGGGAGGCGGGCGCCACCTCACAATTCCCCTGTGAGGCGGGCGGAAGGAGGGTTGCCGGAGACCCGGTTCGCCGCAAGGCGGGCAGGGTGCGACCCCAGAACCTGCCACGTCCCCTCACCTGTGTGGCTATGTTGAGGCTTTTCCAACTGACTCCTGGCCAGGTTCCTCAGCGCAGAGCCGATGGAAGACCCGGACCTCAGCCACCTCCCGGGGCCCGGCCCAGAATGCCCCAGTTTCAGGCAGAGAGCATCCGTAGCAACCATCCCTGCGGGACATCAAGTAGGGGGAGCCATGCCCCAGTGTTGCATCCTCGGGTGGTCCCGGCCATCCCCGACTTGCTGGCGACAGCCTTGGCCGCAGGGGGGGAAGGGATCCCTGGAGCTAGGCCTGGGGCTCTGGGCTATGCCCATTGGCCCCAGGCGTACTTAGAGAACCAGCATGCAGCCTTGTTCGGGGCTGGAGATGGGAGGATGAGAGTGAGCGTGCCGGGGAGGCGCAGTCCATTCTTTCCTGACCCTCATCGAGGACGGCAGGCCGGGCCCCACATGCGAAGACACCGAAGATCCCGCGCCCTCCCCGAGCTGCTCCTGGCCACGCTCGCCAGGACCGAAGGTGAATTCTCCGGAGCAGGCTCCCAGGCCCTGGCCCAGGCCCCCCAAGCCTCCCAGGCAGCGGCCGAATCCAACAGCGGCGACAGAGCTGGCCCTGCCCCCTGGCCCCCCAGACCCCAAGACCCCGCCGAAGGCCTTCCACAACCGGCCGGAAGAGGCGAAGCCCGAGCTCTGGGCGCCTGGAGCCCCCCGAGGAACATGTAA